Genomic DNA from Syntrophales bacterium:
CTGACGAAAAAGGTTAATGCTCTGTTTCAAACGTAATGTATTTAAAACCCGAAAGTCATCAGTTGATACGCCCTTTCTGCTATGTCAGTAGCAAGTTTGGAAATTGATTTCGATCGTGCAATTTCCCTTTCAGATAGGGTAACTGCGAAATAGTCCGCCGTTCCCTGAAAGGCAGGATTGGACCATATGATTTCTCCTTTAGATCTGTCTTTGAGTTTAACATCGAGGGTGAGATGAAGACGTTCTTCCAGTGCATAGTTTGAGGTTGATTGAGAAAGAGTTGATGACTTCAGATCGACAATTTTTATTTCTAGAACAGCATCTGCCTCTTCTGGACAGGCAACAACCTGAAAAATTCCTCCTTTTATGAGCCATTCGATAAATGCTGATTTTATGGTGTTTTCTATGTATGCTTCGTTCGTTTTATTTACGACAGGTTCTACGTAAATTTTCCGTATGTGTGGAGCTCTGTGAACAGACGCTTCCTTTACACTGTGATATCCGCATGCGCTGAATAGTATAGCCGAAATCACCATAATTAGACTCATAACGGAACTTTTTTCTTTACTAAGCATCTTTGACCACGATATTGATCAATTTTTTGGGTACGTAGAATTCTTTCACAATCGTTTTGCCGGCTGTGAATTTCTGAACCCTTTCGTCAGCCAGAGCTAAGGACTTGATGGTGTTCTCTTCTTCGTCTGCGGGAACTGTTATGCGACTTCTCACTTTACCGTTAACTTGGACCACTATTGTAATCTCTTCTTCAGTGGCAACTGCTGGATCGTATTCTGGCCAGGGGGTGTTGCACAGCATCTCTCTCATACCGAGATGACTCCAGAGTTCTTCGGCGAAATGAGGAACAATGGGGGATAGGAGTTTAAGCAGGGTTTCAATGGTTTCCCT
This window encodes:
- a CDS encoding penicillin-binding protein activator LpoB, which encodes MVISAILFSACGYHSVKEASVHRAPHIRKIYVEPVVNKTNEAYIENTIKSAFIEWLIKGGIFQVVACPEEADAVLEIKIVDLKSSTLSQSTSNYALEERLHLTLDVKLKDRSKGEIIWSNPAFQGTADYFAVTLSEREIARSKSISKLATDIAERAYQLMTFGF